Proteins from a single region of Flavobacterium sp. K5-23:
- a CDS encoding sterol desaturase family protein, whose amino-acid sequence MNEIITYFSTIPSSHRSLILICGITIFWLIENAYPLFNFNYKKWHHAGINVFLTLTTVIINFLLAFILIKSANWTIVNNFGILQWLPPMPMWLYALTGLLLLDLIGAYLVHYIEHRTKFLWRFHLIHHTDTWIDTTTANRHHPGESVIRFAFTTMGVLIVGSPMWMVFLYQTLSLIATQFNHANISLPKKWDTVLSYFIVSPDMHKVHHHYKLPYTDSNYGNIFSVWDRLFGTFMTLPKEDIVYGVDTHMKTEEHNQLKNLLKIPFQKQQSNENY is encoded by the coding sequence ATGAATGAAATTATTACTTATTTTTCTACAATACCGTCTTCTCATAGGAGTTTAATTCTAATATGTGGTATCACTATCTTTTGGCTAATTGAAAATGCTTACCCACTTTTTAATTTCAATTATAAAAAATGGCATCATGCAGGAATTAATGTATTCCTAACCTTAACCACAGTTATCATTAATTTTTTATTGGCATTCATCCTAATAAAATCGGCCAATTGGACTATTGTAAATAATTTTGGAATACTACAATGGCTTCCACCGATGCCTATGTGGCTTTATGCTTTAACCGGTTTATTGTTATTGGATTTAATTGGAGCTTATCTTGTTCATTATATCGAACACAGAACCAAGTTTTTATGGAGATTTCATCTAATTCATCACACAGATACTTGGATAGACACCACCACGGCGAATAGACATCATCCTGGTGAAAGCGTTATTCGTTTTGCTTTTACAACAATGGGCGTTTTAATTGTAGGAAGTCCTATGTGGATGGTTTTCTTATATCAAACACTTTCATTAATTGCGACCCAATTTAATCACGCTAACATTTCATTGCCTAAAAAATGGGATACTGTCTTGAGTTATTTTATTGTGTCTCCGGACATGCATAAAGTACATCATCATTATAAATTACCGTATACTGATAGTAATTATGGTAATATTTTCTCGGTTTGGGATCGCCTTTTTGGCACATTTATGACTTTACCCAAAGAAGATATCGTTTATGGAGTAGATACACATATGAAGACTGAAGAACACAATCAATTGAAAAATCTATTGAAAATACCGTTTCAAAAACAACAATCGAACGAAAACTACTGA
- a CDS encoding DoxX family protein codes for MSLPWHLYLMALIYMVAGFNHFRNPRIYLKIIPPYFPNPKLLNTISGLAEVILGITLMIPMFSPFAAWGIIALLISVFPSHIYMYQNQKAGMGLPKYVLLLRMPFQLVLIYWAYIYT; via the coding sequence ATGAGTTTACCTTGGCACCTTTACTTAATGGCTTTGATTTATATGGTAGCAGGATTTAATCATTTCCGAAACCCTAGAATTTACCTAAAAATAATTCCTCCTTATTTTCCTAATCCTAAATTATTAAACACAATAAGTGGACTAGCTGAAGTAATACTGGGAATTACACTTATGATTCCTATGTTCTCCCCTTTTGCGGCTTGGGGAATTATAGCATTGTTAATTTCTGTTTTCCCTTCACATATATACATGTACCAAAACCAAAAAGCGGGGATGGGATTGCCAAAATACGTTTTGCTTTTACGTATGCCTTTTCAGTTAGTTTTAATCTATTGGGCCTATATTTACACCTAG
- a CDS encoding DMT family transporter, translating into MFGNRVLKGVFLVGLGATSYGMLATFVKMAYDENYTTAEVTTSQFIIGIIGILIINLFQKTKKGNEVIKASKRNIFHLMLAGTSLGMTSVFYYLAVKYIPVSIGIVLLMQTVWMGVLLEMILEKRIPSTQKIISVGIVLVGTILATNLINNDVQLDWHGIMWGMLAAASFTTTMFTANSVATGISSAQRSLYMLLGGAVIVFSFSIATQVTPFNFDIFLKWGIVLALFGTIIPPMLMNAGFPLTGIGLGSIVSALELPVSVMMAFVLLNESVNATQWFGIFLIIMAIVIMNVNFKNRNKQSAVSN; encoded by the coding sequence ATGTTTGGAAATAGAGTGTTAAAGGGAGTGTTTTTAGTAGGATTAGGAGCTACAAGCTATGGTATGCTTGCCACTTTCGTGAAAATGGCATACGATGAAAATTACACCACGGCAGAAGTTACAACGTCACAATTTATTATAGGAATCATTGGAATACTTATCATCAATTTATTTCAAAAAACAAAAAAAGGAAACGAAGTCATAAAAGCCTCAAAAAGAAACATTTTCCATCTTATGCTTGCTGGAACTTCCCTAGGAATGACCAGTGTTTTTTATTATTTAGCCGTAAAATACATTCCTGTTTCAATAGGAATCGTCCTTTTAATGCAAACGGTGTGGATGGGCGTTTTACTCGAAATGATACTAGAGAAAAGAATCCCTTCGACCCAAAAAATTATATCCGTAGGTATTGTGTTAGTGGGAACTATTTTAGCCACTAATTTAATTAATAATGACGTACAACTGGACTGGCACGGAATCATGTGGGGAATGCTGGCCGCAGCCTCTTTCACAACCACGATGTTTACCGCTAATAGTGTTGCAACTGGGATATCTTCTGCTCAACGCAGTTTATACATGCTTTTAGGTGGTGCAGTTATTGTTTTCTCCTTTTCTATAGCGACTCAGGTTACCCCTTTTAATTTTGACATTTTCCTGAAATGGGGAATCGTTTTAGCCCTTTTTGGGACTATCATCCCGCCTATGCTTATGAACGCCGGTTTTCCCCTTACAGGAATTGGCTTGGGAAGTATTGTTTCGGCGCTTGAATTGCCTGTATCTGTAATGATGGCTTTTGTCCTTTTAAATGAAAGCGTAAATGCGACACAGTGGTTCGGAATCTTTTTGATTATAATGGCTATTGTAATTATGAATGTGAATTTTAAAAATCGAAATAAACAATCGGCCGTTTCTAATTAA
- a CDS encoding TonB-dependent receptor translates to MKKILLITLVLLGGVFTISAQEKPKTTTELNEVAIITTKKAIEQKADRTIFDFAGQASLNTGSVLEGIKKLPGLIASDIAGMMYQGKQLDVFMDGRPLNISSNELNAFLEGMPANAIEKIEIITQPGAEFPATSGGAILNIITNKNAKNYLSATYTNSTSFTSYKDVRWRVNNSILLSAKNKYFGWQLNFGQNYRESAVWTRLEKMENNTNSLLSATDADRVGRNNFVKSAVTFDIGKDRLLLNYDVNYNNNDSHTRGNGVGFSTNDASHTDGLRQDVVATYQKKFKDNARKLEFKFNLNSNTSDFELNPVGNPVSDLDNSSDQNLYNIKFDYSQPIKFSDEGKISVGSLYEELLFETESKGVKNLDYKRRTAASYLELQSRFNKMNFILGGRAEDYNITGNTDTAELNSFKQFRFFPNASAQYNFNKSMYFNVNYNKKITLPSTSALNPNNTNYQNPNVNYSGNPNLQPTIFDNYEVKLSAYDYAFIGYNMSSAKNQVINRVTLDNDRVINSNENVPEIKIHNFNVGMPIPYMLLTKGLKETMKMDVNPDTMNFLYVYAGYQFHQIPNVDTNGFWMFNLMSQIVLPKKVKFVANYNYTIPKGNYFYFIATKPFRHSFDVTFSKKMLKEQLTLSVYADDVFNSNRNEFNSFGTPLLISNKNDTRKFGFSVNYKLPTKNKLAKENPNLLNKDKKEENSILNQ, encoded by the coding sequence ATGAAAAAGATTTTACTGATTACCTTGGTCCTATTAGGAGGGGTTTTTACCATTTCGGCTCAAGAAAAGCCAAAAACGACAACGGAATTAAATGAAGTTGCCATTATTACAACCAAAAAAGCAATCGAGCAAAAAGCGGATAGAACCATATTTGATTTTGCCGGACAAGCGAGTTTGAATACAGGTTCCGTATTAGAGGGAATAAAAAAATTACCGGGATTAATTGCTTCAGACATTGCTGGGATGATGTATCAGGGAAAACAATTGGATGTGTTTATGGATGGTAGACCGTTGAATATTTCTTCTAATGAATTGAATGCTTTTCTGGAAGGAATGCCGGCAAACGCAATCGAAAAAATCGAAATTATTACACAGCCAGGAGCTGAGTTTCCTGCGACTTCAGGTGGAGCCATATTAAATATTATTACCAATAAAAACGCTAAAAATTATCTAAGTGCCACTTATACTAACAGTACTAGTTTTACCAGTTATAAAGATGTAAGATGGAGAGTTAACAATAGTATTTTATTAAGTGCCAAAAACAAATACTTTGGATGGCAGTTGAATTTTGGCCAAAATTATAGAGAAAGTGCTGTTTGGACCCGTTTAGAAAAAATGGAAAACAATACTAATTCATTGCTTTCAGCAACTGATGCCGATAGAGTAGGGAGAAACAATTTTGTAAAATCGGCGGTGACTTTTGATATTGGTAAAGATAGATTGTTGTTGAATTATGATGTTAATTATAATAATAATGACAGTCACACAAGAGGTAACGGAGTTGGGTTTAGCACTAATGATGCTTCTCATACTGATGGTTTAAGACAGGATGTTGTGGCTACCTACCAGAAAAAGTTCAAAGACAATGCACGAAAACTAGAGTTTAAATTCAATTTAAATTCTAACACAAGTGATTTTGAATTAAATCCTGTTGGGAATCCGGTATCTGATTTAGATAATTCATCGGATCAGAATTTGTACAATATAAAATTTGATTATTCGCAACCCATTAAATTTTCTGATGAAGGAAAGATAAGTGTTGGTAGTTTGTACGAGGAGCTTTTATTCGAAACAGAAAGCAAGGGCGTAAAAAATCTAGATTATAAACGCCGTACGGCAGCGAGTTATTTAGAATTACAGTCACGATTCAATAAGATGAATTTCATATTAGGAGGAAGAGCTGAGGATTATAATATAACTGGAAATACGGATACTGCAGAGTTGAATTCTTTCAAGCAATTTCGTTTTTTTCCTAACGCAAGCGCGCAGTATAATTTTAATAAATCGATGTATTTTAATGTAAATTACAATAAGAAAATAACCCTTCCTAGTACGTCAGCATTAAACCCGAATAACACGAATTACCAAAACCCGAATGTCAATTATTCAGGGAATCCCAACTTACAACCTACTATTTTTGATAATTACGAAGTGAAATTAAGCGCTTATGATTATGCTTTTATAGGTTATAATATGAGTTCGGCGAAAAATCAAGTGATCAATAGAGTTACTTTGGATAATGACAGGGTCATCAACAGTAATGAAAATGTACCCGAAATAAAAATTCATAATTTCAATGTGGGAATGCCAATACCTTATATGCTATTAACAAAAGGGCTGAAAGAAACTATGAAAATGGATGTCAATCCAGACACAATGAATTTCTTGTATGTATATGCAGGGTATCAATTTCATCAAATACCTAATGTGGATACCAATGGTTTTTGGATGTTTAACTTGATGTCGCAAATCGTTTTGCCTAAAAAAGTGAAATTCGTGGCCAATTATAATTATACAATCCCTAAGGGTAATTATTTTTATTTCATAGCAACAAAACCTTTTAGACATTCTTTTGACGTTACTTTTTCAAAGAAAATGTTGAAAGAGCAATTAACGCTTTCAGTTTATGCTGATGATGTTTTTAATTCGAATAGAAACGAATTCAACTCATTCGGTACACCATTGTTGATTAGTAATAAAAACGACACCAGAAAATTTGGATTTAGTGTGAATTATAAATTACCAACAAAAAATAAACTGGCTAAAGAAAATCCTAATTTATTGAACAAGGATAAAAAGGAAGAAAACAGTATATTGAATCAATAG
- a CDS encoding L-threonylcarbamoyladenylate synthase, with protein sequence MIKVSADVSCAADLLKQDEIVAIPTETVYGLAGNVFSEKAIKSIFEIKKRPFFNPLIVHIKSIDYLDEITVDVPENARKLASKFWPGPLTMVLKKKDVIPDLVTAGKDTVGVRMPDHPVALALLKSLDFPLAAPSANPFGCISPTKAQHVADYFKEDLKMVLDGGVCQRGIESTIVGFQDGKTIIYRYGSISVEDIEAVVGEVFFITKNDTAPDAPGMLSKHYAPKTSTYLTDNVKELIASFPDKKIGVLLLKDDTEIDKTTARILLSEKGDLVEAAKNLYESLHLLDKMELDVIIAQKMPDVGLGKSINDRLERATKK encoded by the coding sequence ATGATAAAAGTTAGTGCAGATGTTAGTTGTGCGGCCGACTTGTTGAAACAAGACGAGATTGTAGCTATACCTACAGAAACAGTTTATGGATTAGCCGGGAATGTTTTTAGTGAAAAAGCGATTAAAAGCATTTTCGAAATAAAGAAACGTCCCTTTTTTAATCCCTTGATTGTGCATATAAAATCAATAGATTATTTAGATGAAATTACAGTTGATGTGCCTGAAAATGCACGTAAACTTGCCAGTAAATTTTGGCCAGGACCATTGACAATGGTGTTGAAAAAGAAAGATGTGATTCCGGATTTAGTTACTGCAGGAAAAGATACTGTAGGGGTAAGAATGCCGGATCATCCTGTTGCCTTGGCTTTATTAAAATCTTTGGATTTTCCATTAGCAGCTCCAAGCGCGAACCCTTTTGGTTGCATAAGCCCAACCAAAGCGCAACACGTTGCTGATTATTTTAAAGAAGACTTAAAAATGGTTCTTGACGGCGGTGTTTGTCAAAGAGGAATTGAATCTACCATTGTTGGTTTTCAAGACGGAAAAACGATTATTTATAGATATGGTTCTATTTCAGTAGAAGATATTGAAGCAGTAGTGGGGGAAGTTTTTTTTATCACCAAGAACGATACCGCGCCAGATGCACCTGGAATGTTATCAAAACACTATGCTCCTAAAACGAGTACGTATCTAACAGATAATGTTAAGGAGCTAATTGCATCCTTTCCAGATAAAAAAATTGGTGTATTGTTATTGAAAGACGATACCGAAATTGACAAAACGACTGCAAGAATCCTGCTTTCAGAAAAAGGAGATCTAGTGGAAGCAGCCAAAAATTTATACGAGTCATTGCATCTATTAGACAAAATGGAGTTAGATGTCATAATAGCCCAAAAAATGCCTGACGTTGGATTAGGGAAGTCTATAAATGATAGATTAGAACGAGCCACAAAAAAATAA
- a CDS encoding HAMP domain-containing sensor histidine kinase yields the protein MEDGTLIDVNDTFLAFTGYSREEIIETKRFEDFLSIGGKIYYETHFAPLLHMYGEVSQISFDFIRKDETRFPVLINAIKQSTNEKQHNYIQFSVLDITQRKQYEIELMNAKRKSEELLTQLSKVNKELTSNIQVIAEQSRQLEKLNTTKDKFFSIVAHDLKSPLISLKSFSILLIDHFDNLNKDEILTMSKQLSDSVDSTIKMADNLITWAMVQMGDSQFNEETIKVKDITSNIFDVYQKVALEKGINISFSVDDSLTIIGDKNQIEFVIRNLVNNAIKFTHKNGFVSLTAKSLPDGLVKISVSDSGVGISDEIKRKLFSISKIQSNNGTDGEKGTGLGLMLSYEFMKQNGGQIDIESSLGKGSTFHTKFKSGH from the coding sequence ATGGAGGATGGCACCCTAATAGATGTGAATGATACTTTCTTGGCATTCACTGGTTATTCTCGCGAAGAAATCATTGAAACTAAAAGATTCGAAGACTTTCTTTCCATAGGAGGTAAAATTTACTACGAAACGCATTTTGCTCCCTTACTGCATATGTATGGAGAGGTCAGTCAAATTAGTTTTGATTTTATTAGAAAGGATGAAACTCGCTTTCCAGTGCTTATCAATGCAATTAAGCAAAGTACCAATGAGAAGCAGCACAATTATATTCAATTTAGTGTGCTAGACATCACACAACGTAAGCAGTACGAGATAGAATTAATGAATGCTAAAAGAAAATCTGAGGAATTGTTGACGCAACTCTCAAAAGTAAATAAAGAGCTAACAAGCAATATTCAAGTAATTGCAGAACAAAGTCGTCAACTAGAAAAACTAAATACTACAAAGGATAAATTTTTTAGTATTGTAGCTCATGACTTAAAAAGCCCTCTTATTTCTTTGAAGTCGTTCTCAATTTTGTTAATTGACCATTTTGACAATCTTAACAAGGACGAGATTTTGACTATGAGCAAGCAACTTAGCGACTCAGTTGACAGTACAATTAAAATGGCCGACAATCTAATCACTTGGGCGATGGTACAAATGGGGGACTCCCAATTCAATGAAGAGACAATAAAAGTTAAAGACATTACCTCAAACATATTTGACGTTTATCAAAAGGTAGCATTAGAAAAAGGAATAAATATAAGTTTCTCGGTTGACGACTCTCTTACCATAATTGGTGACAAAAATCAAATAGAATTCGTAATTAGAAATCTTGTGAACAATGCTATTAAGTTCACTCATAAAAACGGTTTTGTAAGTTTGACGGCTAAATCATTACCAGACGGACTAGTTAAAATATCCGTTTCAGACAGCGGAGTAGGGATTTCTGATGAAATTAAAAGAAAATTATTCTCTATTAGTAAAATACAAAGCAACAATGGGACAGATGGAGAAAAGGGTACTGGGTTGGGTCTTATGTTGAGTTACGAGTTCATGAAACAAAACGGAGGACAGATTGACATCGAAAGCAGTTTGGGCAAAGGGTCTACATTTCATACTAAGTTTAAAAGTGGACATTAA
- a CDS encoding alpha/beta fold hydrolase has protein sequence MTKSQKKHNAKILGKGEKTMLFVHGYGCDQNMWRFITPAFETSYKIVLIDLVGSGQSDLNAYDFDKYNTLQAHADDLLDLIEELCLKDVVLVGHSVSAIIGALASIQNPAVFDCIIMIGPSPRYISDHSYNGGFSKESIDELLEALDSNYLGWSSAITPVIMGNTERPALTQELKNSFCRNNPEIAKHFARVTFLGDNRADLEKVTVPTLILQCSSDMIAPLHVGTYVQQHIKDSQLTQLKAKGHCPHLSEPEETIQSMKKFLSAR, from the coding sequence ATGACAAAATCACAGAAAAAACATAATGCCAAGATTCTAGGGAAAGGAGAAAAGACAATGCTATTCGTTCACGGTTATGGTTGTGACCAAAACATGTGGCGATTTATTACCCCTGCATTTGAAACTTCTTACAAAATTGTACTTATTGATTTGGTGGGTTCAGGCCAATCTGATCTTAATGCCTATGATTTTGACAAATACAATACCCTCCAAGCACACGCAGACGATCTTCTTGATCTTATTGAGGAACTATGCTTAAAAGATGTCGTGTTGGTCGGACATTCTGTAAGTGCCATAATTGGTGCACTAGCCTCCATACAAAATCCTGCTGTATTTGATTGCATCATCATGATAGGCCCCTCTCCCCGGTATATTAGCGACCATTCTTATAATGGGGGTTTTTCGAAGGAAAGTATAGATGAATTATTGGAAGCCCTCGATTCTAATTACCTTGGATGGTCGAGTGCCATTACCCCTGTGATTATGGGAAATACTGAACGGCCAGCATTAACACAAGAATTAAAAAATAGTTTTTGCCGCAATAACCCCGAAATTGCTAAACATTTCGCCCGCGTAACTTTTTTAGGAGATAATCGAGCGGATTTAGAAAAGGTAACAGTACCTACCCTGATACTTCAGTGTTCGTCAGATATGATAGCCCCTCTTCATGTGGGTACCTATGTACAACAACACATTAAAGACAGTCAATTAACCCAACTGAAAGCAAAAGGACATTGTCCACACTTGAGCGAACCGGAAGAAACCATTCAGAGCATGAAGAAATTCTTAAGTGCTAGGTAA
- the htpG gene encoding molecular chaperone HtpG: protein MTTGKINVSVENIFPLIKKFLYSDHEIFLRELISNGTDATLKLKHLISIGEAKVEYGNPTIEVKIDKEGKKLHIIDQGLGMTSDEVEKYINQLAFSGAEEFLEKYKDSAKDSGIIGHFGLGFYSAFMVASKVEIITKSFKDEPAAHWICDGSPEFSLEPADKTTRGTEVILHIAEDSLEFLEEFKIKELLNKYNKFMPIPIKFGTKTETLPKPEDAPEDYKAETMEVDNIINNPNPAWTKQPTDLSDEDYKKFYHEVYPMQFEEPLFHIHLNVDYPFNLTGILYFPKLGSDMQIQKDKIQLYQNQVYVTDNVEGIVPEFLTMLKGVIDSPDIPLNVSRSSLQADGAVKKISNYITRKVADKLKSLFTENREDFEKKWNDIKIVLEYGMLSDDKFYEKAGAFVLYPSVSDKFYTLEEIKENLKDKQTDKDGKLVVLYAGNKDAQHSYIEIAQEKGYEVLLLDSPIISHLIQKIEGDNKDITFVRVDSDHIDNLIKKEENTISKLSEDEQTNLKTVLEAIVPKQNYSVQLEAMDSQAAPFIITQPEFMRRMKEMSQSGGGGGMFGMGNMPEMYNLVVNTNSNLATNILNTEDKTHQEHLVKQALDLAKLSQNLLKGEALTAFVKRSFEMIK, encoded by the coding sequence ATGACAACAGGAAAAATTAATGTTTCAGTAGAAAACATCTTCCCTTTAATCAAGAAGTTTCTATATAGTGATCACGAGATTTTTTTACGTGAATTAATTTCAAATGGAACTGACGCAACTCTAAAACTAAAACACCTTATCAGCATTGGCGAAGCCAAAGTGGAATACGGAAACCCAACTATCGAAGTGAAAATCGATAAAGAAGGTAAAAAACTACACATCATTGATCAAGGATTAGGAATGACTTCTGATGAAGTGGAGAAATACATCAACCAACTTGCTTTTTCTGGTGCCGAAGAATTTTTAGAAAAATACAAAGATTCTGCTAAGGATTCTGGAATCATCGGGCATTTTGGTCTTGGTTTCTATTCTGCTTTTATGGTAGCTTCAAAGGTGGAGATTATCACTAAATCATTCAAAGACGAACCAGCAGCACATTGGATCTGTGACGGAAGTCCTGAATTCTCTTTGGAACCAGCTGACAAAACTACACGTGGTACTGAAGTCATTTTACATATTGCAGAAGACTCTTTGGAATTCCTTGAAGAATTTAAAATCAAAGAGCTTTTAAACAAGTACAATAAGTTTATGCCTATTCCAATTAAATTTGGAACAAAAACAGAAACACTTCCTAAACCGGAAGATGCTCCTGAAGATTACAAAGCAGAAACTATGGAAGTTGACAATATCATCAACAACCCAAATCCAGCTTGGACAAAACAACCAACTGATTTATCTGATGAGGATTATAAAAAATTCTACCACGAGGTGTACCCAATGCAGTTTGAAGAGCCATTGTTTCACATTCATCTTAATGTAGATTATCCATTTAACCTTACTGGAATTTTATACTTCCCAAAATTAGGTTCGGATATGCAAATCCAAAAAGACAAAATCCAATTGTACCAAAATCAGGTATATGTAACGGATAATGTGGAAGGAATTGTACCTGAATTCTTGACGATGTTAAAAGGAGTTATAGACTCACCAGACATCCCGTTGAATGTTTCTCGTTCTAGCTTACAAGCAGATGGTGCAGTTAAGAAAATCTCTAACTACATCACCCGTAAAGTGGCTGATAAATTGAAATCGTTGTTTACTGAAAACCGTGAAGATTTTGAGAAAAAATGGAATGACATCAAAATCGTTTTGGAATACGGAATGCTTTCTGATGACAAATTCTATGAAAAAGCGGGTGCTTTTGTATTGTACCCATCTGTATCTGATAAATTCTACACTCTAGAAGAAATCAAAGAAAACCTGAAGGACAAGCAAACGGACAAAGACGGTAAACTAGTGGTTTTATACGCAGGAAACAAGGACGCGCAACACTCTTATATCGAAATAGCACAGGAAAAAGGATACGAAGTATTACTTCTTGACTCTCCTATTATTTCGCACCTAATCCAAAAAATTGAAGGTGATAATAAGGACATTACTTTTGTACGTGTGGATTCTGACCATATTGATAATTTAATCAAGAAAGAAGAAAACACGATTTCTAAATTATCTGAAGACGAACAAACGAACCTGAAAACAGTTTTAGAAGCAATCGTGCCAAAACAAAACTATAGCGTTCAACTGGAAGCTATGGATAGCCAAGCAGCTCCATTTATCATCACGCAACCAGAATTTATGCGTAGAATGAAAGAAATGAGCCAGTCAGGTGGTGGCGGCGGAATGTTCGGGATGGGAAATATGCCTGAAATGTACAACTTGGTAGTAAATACCAATTCAAATTTGGCAACTAACATTTTAAATACCGAAGACAAAACGCATCAAGAGCACTTGGTAAAACAAGCTTTAGACCTTGCTAAATTGTCTCAAAACTTATTAAAAGGAGAAGCATTGACTGCCTTTGTAAAGAGAAGTTTCGAAATGATTAAATAA
- a CDS encoding lipocalin family protein produces MKKIILIMAMSVLLFSCKTSSITDKKLDKKAQVAVKGNWVLTSVTYPGSEYIKVNSFDIADSKCFVGSTWKFVSNNNKGNMALTKFDCPVFSSPITWFINTNGEFILKVLDAGEKAKRVRAGYILHVANQTDDSFQLVDKGTNVGGKDIDVVYQFQRAN; encoded by the coding sequence ATGAAAAAAATTATTTTAATAATGGCAATGAGTGTATTGCTGTTTTCTTGTAAAACTTCATCTATAACTGACAAGAAATTAGATAAAAAAGCTCAAGTAGCAGTAAAAGGAAACTGGGTATTAACTTCAGTGACTTATCCAGGATCAGAATATATCAAGGTAAATTCTTTTGATATTGCAGATTCTAAATGTTTTGTGGGAAGCACATGGAAATTTGTTTCGAATAATAACAAAGGGAATATGGCTTTAACAAAGTTTGATTGTCCAGTATTTAGTTCTCCAATCACTTGGTTTATTAATACAAATGGGGAATTCATTTTGAAAGTTCTAGACGCTGGTGAAAAAGCCAAAAGAGTAAGAGCAGGTTACATTTTACATGTTGCAAATCAAACTGATGATTCTTTCCAACTGGTTGACAAAGGAACTAATGTAGGTGGTAAAGATATTGATGTAGTTTACCAGTTTCAAAGAGCAAATTAA
- a CDS encoding OmpA family protein codes for MKKISVVTIALVMVIGSIFTSCEALKNTNNTQRGAGIGAASGAVIGAILGNNLGKGGKGAMGAVLGGVVGGVAGGVIGNKMDKQARQIDEVLPGAEVKRVGEGIQLVLNENAVRFDTNKSTLTATAKANLDKLVPVFTEYPDTDITIFGYTDSTGPADYNLKLSGERAASVRNYLVSKGVASARFHVTGLGIADPIASNETVEGRSQNRRVEFAITANDKMRQDAEKEAGN; via the coding sequence ATGAAAAAGATTTCAGTAGTTACAATAGCATTAGTAATGGTTATTGGGTCAATCTTCACTAGTTGTGAAGCTTTAAAAAACACAAATAATACACAAAGAGGAGCAGGTATTGGAGCAGCGAGTGGTGCTGTGATAGGTGCTATTCTTGGGAATAACCTTGGAAAAGGTGGAAAAGGCGCTATGGGTGCTGTTCTTGGTGGAGTTGTAGGTGGAGTTGCCGGTGGAGTTATTGGTAATAAAATGGACAAACAAGCAAGACAAATTGACGAAGTGCTTCCTGGTGCTGAGGTAAAACGTGTAGGTGAAGGGATTCAATTAGTTTTAAATGAAAATGCAGTGCGTTTTGATACTAATAAATCAACTTTAACTGCAACTGCTAAAGCAAATTTAGATAAATTAGTACCTGTTTTTACAGAGTATCCTGATACTGATATTACTATTTTTGGATATACAGATAGTACTGGACCAGCTGATTATAATTTAAAACTTTCAGGAGAAAGAGCAGCGTCAGTTAGAAATTACTTAGTAAGTAAAGGAGTTGCTTCGGCTAGATTTCACGTAACTGGATTAGGAATTGCTGATCCTATTGCTTCAAATGAAACTGTTGAAGGAAGAAGTCAAAATCGTCGTGTAGAGTTTGCAATTACTGCAAATGACAAAATGCGTCAAGATGCTGAAAAAGAAGCTGGGAATTAA